The following proteins are co-located in the Desulfoscipio sp. XC116 genome:
- a CDS encoding DEAD/DEAH box helicase, which produces MHRLLDQRGINSVHVIPPREAKYAPFPPGVAGTVARSLAGQGINRLYEHQARAVGHIMEGRNVIITTGTSSGKSLVYTVPIFSELIGHPRSRALYITPTKALGQNQLKTMRDIAAAMDWPREKPAIAACDGDTPFNQRRSVINGAGVLITTPDFIHACLMPRHLDWPGFWGGLKYIVIDEAHMLKGVMGCHCLQVFRRLRRICDYYGAEPVFILCTATIANPGEFAANLVGLDFAVVTEETSAAGEKTVVFYEPPTYKTNDGRTKRRLTHFEAARAVGRYVESGRRTIMFGRSRRVVESAYRVIRENYPGVAGAITPYKGTYVPEMRRDIERKLFNGSLKGVISTNALELGINVGELDTCILAGFAGSISSTWQQAGRVGRKGQKSLIVLMANEDPLDLYIVRNPQYFFGQSFEKAVVSEKIQFLVDHLPLAAKELPLSKEDAAYWNRDIYYEAVKLLLRHGRLKPLTDRPRTYGTAVQTEFFSLRGDSDNYRTISPQGYMLEEYNYDDVIRDAYPGAILPVYNKVYLVENIDYGTKSIQLRDLPDELKDYITRPNIDSGITVEKVERSHREGNMGVYSGVLNIHKSLAGYKLINVGDKQKENQRTIEPGQALKPIDFPTVGIWLDIDLQGLEQQVKYGAAHALKHLLHIIIPLVVMCERRDLGASLQVHGDQAQIFIYDNYAGGVGLAESVFEDIKTVLERCYELVTGCKCLEGCPSCIIIPQCLQANERLDKEGVTRLLAMLLGREVPRKKSGLSLIKEKLFRKPSSRADIKMEARALEMELKQYEKVFIFVGANWLTTADWIKQCCPARLIKYEISILAVHYLIYSQTGKPVPERLLRQAISRCCGWSDMYRLSMQGLREKGYLIGPPERLTLLPDLQNELDARR; this is translated from the coding sequence ATGCATAGGCTATTGGATCAGCGGGGGATTAATTCGGTGCATGTAATACCACCCAGGGAAGCAAAGTACGCGCCCTTTCCGCCGGGTGTTGCCGGGACCGTGGCGCGCTCGTTGGCCGGGCAGGGTATTAACCGGTTGTATGAGCATCAGGCCCGGGCTGTCGGCCATATTATGGAAGGCCGCAACGTCATTATTACTACCGGTACATCCAGCGGTAAATCATTGGTTTATACCGTCCCGATATTCAGTGAATTAATTGGCCACCCTCGGTCCAGAGCTCTATATATTACTCCCACCAAAGCGTTAGGGCAGAATCAGTTGAAAACAATGCGGGATATTGCCGCGGCAATGGACTGGCCCCGGGAAAAGCCGGCCATAGCCGCGTGCGATGGCGATACTCCCTTTAATCAGCGGCGGAGTGTCATTAACGGTGCCGGTGTACTGATTACCACCCCGGATTTTATACACGCCTGCCTGATGCCCAGACATCTGGATTGGCCCGGTTTCTGGGGTGGTTTGAAATACATAGTTATTGACGAGGCTCACATGCTGAAGGGAGTTATGGGCTGTCATTGCCTGCAGGTATTCCGCCGGCTCAGGCGAATTTGTGATTATTACGGGGCTGAGCCCGTGTTTATTCTCTGTACGGCTACCATTGCCAACCCCGGTGAATTTGCCGCCAATCTGGTGGGCCTGGATTTTGCGGTGGTGACCGAGGAAACTTCAGCGGCCGGCGAAAAAACGGTGGTTTTTTATGAGCCGCCTACCTATAAAACTAATGATGGCCGGACTAAGCGCAGGCTGACCCATTTCGAGGCGGCCCGGGCCGTGGGGCGTTATGTAGAATCCGGCAGGCGTACTATTATGTTTGGCCGTTCCCGGCGGGTAGTGGAATCGGCTTACCGGGTTATTCGAGAAAATTACCCCGGTGTTGCCGGAGCGATTACCCCGTATAAGGGCACCTATGTGCCGGAAATGCGCCGGGACATTGAAAGAAAACTGTTTAACGGCAGCTTAAAGGGTGTTATTTCCACCAATGCCCTGGAGTTGGGCATTAATGTGGGGGAACTGGACACTTGTATATTGGCCGGCTTTGCCGGCAGTATTTCCTCCACCTGGCAGCAGGCGGGCCGGGTCGGGCGAAAGGGGCAGAAGTCGTTAATTGTACTGATGGCCAATGAAGACCCGCTGGATTTATATATTGTGCGCAACCCACAGTATTTTTTCGGACAGTCTTTTGAAAAAGCGGTGGTTAGCGAAAAAATACAGTTTTTAGTGGATCACTTGCCTCTGGCTGCTAAAGAGCTGCCGCTCAGCAAGGAAGATGCTGCTTATTGGAACCGCGATATTTATTATGAAGCGGTGAAGCTGCTTTTAAGACACGGGCGTCTTAAACCGCTGACCGATCGGCCCAGGACTTACGGTACGGCAGTACAGACGGAGTTTTTCAGCTTAAGGGGTGATAGTGATAATTACCGTACCATTAGCCCTCAGGGCTATATGCTGGAGGAATATAATTATGATGATGTGATCAGAGATGCCTACCCGGGTGCCATACTGCCTGTTTATAACAAAGTATACTTGGTGGAGAACATAGATTATGGCACCAAATCTATACAGTTACGGGATTTGCCCGATGAATTAAAGGATTATATTACCCGGCCCAATATTGATTCCGGGATTACCGTGGAAAAGGTTGAGCGTAGCCACCGGGAAGGCAATATGGGCGTTTATAGCGGGGTGCTCAATATTCATAAAAGCCTCGCCGGTTATAAACTTATTAACGTGGGTGACAAACAAAAAGAAAACCAGAGGACTATCGAGCCGGGGCAAGCGTTGAAGCCAATCGACTTTCCCACGGTGGGCATTTGGCTGGATATTGACTTGCAGGGTCTTGAACAGCAGGTTAAGTACGGTGCGGCCCATGCCTTAAAACATCTGCTGCATATCATCATCCCTCTGGTAGTGATGTGCGAGCGCCGCGACCTGGGGGCTAGCCTGCAGGTGCATGGTGATCAGGCGCAGATATTTATTTATGACAACTACGCGGGCGGGGTGGGATTGGCCGAATCGGTATTTGAAGATATCAAAACGGTATTGGAACGGTGTTATGAACTGGTGACGGGTTGTAAGTGTCTTGAGGGTTGTCCCAGCTGCATTATTATTCCACAGTGTTTACAGGCCAATGAGAGGCTGGATAAAGAAGGGGTGACCCGGCTGCTGGCAATGCTGCTGGGCAGGGAAGTGCCCCGGAAAAAAAGCGGTCTCAGCTTGATAAAGGAAAAATTATTTAGAAAGCCGTCCAGCCGGGCGGATATAAAAATGGAGGCTCGGGCGCTGGAAATGGAGCTGAAACAATACGAAAAAGTTTTTATATTCGTCGGTGCGAACTGGTTGACTACGGCTGATTGGATAAAACAGTGCTGCCCGGCACGGCTGATCAAGTACGAAATTTCCATTTTGGCGGTGCATTATCTGATTTATTCTCAGACAGGCAAGCCCGTGCCTGAACGCTTGTTAAGACAAGCCATATCCCGGTGCTGCGGTTGGTCGGATATGTATCGTCTGTCTATGCAGGGTCTAAGGGAAAAGGGTTATTTAATAGGGCCGCCGGAGCGGTTGACGTTGCTGCCGGATTTGCAGAATGAACTTGATGCGCGTAGATAA
- the sugE gene encoding quaternary ammonium compound efflux SMR transporter SugE, which produces MAWLYLLVAGIFEVVWAISLKYAHGFTRLYPSLITVMGMIISFYFLSRATKVLPIGTAYAVWTGIGAVGAVIVGMLLLNEPRDGARLFFVTLILVGIIGLKCTSPAV; this is translated from the coding sequence ATGGCTTGGCTGTATCTTTTGGTTGCCGGTATTTTTGAGGTGGTTTGGGCGATTAGTCTTAAATATGCACATGGTTTTACCCGCCTGTACCCATCTTTAATAACGGTAATGGGTATGATAATCAGCTTTTACTTTTTATCCCGGGCCACAAAGGTGCTCCCCATTGGCACAGCATACGCGGTATGGACGGGAATTGGCGCGGTGGGTGCGGTAATTGTGGGTATGTTGCTGTTAAACGAGCCCCGGGACGGTGCCCGTCTTTTTTTTGTGACATTAATTTTAGTAGGTATTATAGGTTTGAAGTGTACTTCCCCGGCTGTCTAA
- a CDS encoding PH domain-containing protein encodes MMLSKPRRLHLLGILLRAIKLLKDFLLPLVLLFVTQILKRGYSLSWLMFTGTVIILVLLAWGLISWFRFTFRVENEVLVVEQGVLIHKRSVIPRERIQAIDLNQGVLHRLFNIVSVQVETAGGDKPEAVLYALSMSDAQLLRRRLLVSGVEEDRNYAGDAVALKRLSLKELFLFGATSGGALGLVLYLFSGAWTLLDDIGLELDLQRYLMWVWDYVNPVYLAAFIILVLWLLAVLGMILKYGDFTLTRSGDRIQMVYGLLQRRQVSIPVGRIRAVRLVEGVLRQPLGYFTVHLESAGYGPRSHEKTLFWPLVRKNELVFLLNKFLPEFAAEIPLQPLPPAAGRRYMLRGFIPAALLALPIFIWLPWGEPALALLLPVLGGLWGFWKYKSAGWGVRGNMLAVRSRSVVRTTFVLPNRSAQSFSAECTPWQHRAGLMSFKMDLASQAIFGLDDVSSIDVQTLTNWFRRRKQSDIRLIED; translated from the coding sequence ATGATGTTGTCTAAGCCTCGTCGCTTGCATTTGCTGGGCATCTTATTGAGGGCAATCAAGCTGCTAAAGGACTTCCTACTGCCTTTGGTTCTTCTTTTCGTTACCCAGATATTGAAAAGAGGATATTCTCTGTCCTGGCTAATGTTTACCGGAACAGTAATTATTCTGGTCTTGCTGGCCTGGGGTCTGATTAGCTGGTTTCGTTTTACCTTTCGGGTAGAGAATGAGGTACTGGTGGTTGAGCAAGGAGTGCTGATACATAAAAGGAGTGTAATTCCCCGCGAGCGTATTCAAGCTATTGATTTAAATCAAGGTGTACTGCACCGTTTATTTAATATTGTATCTGTGCAAGTGGAAACAGCCGGTGGGGACAAGCCGGAGGCTGTTTTGTATGCCCTTTCCATGTCGGATGCCCAATTGCTGCGGCGGAGGCTGCTGGTATCCGGCGTAGAGGAGGACCGAAATTATGCCGGTGATGCGGTTGCCTTAAAAAGGCTTTCTTTAAAGGAGCTGTTCCTCTTTGGAGCTACTTCCGGCGGTGCTCTTGGACTGGTGCTCTATTTGTTCTCCGGGGCTTGGACTTTGCTTGACGATATTGGATTGGAGCTGGATTTGCAGCGGTATTTAATGTGGGTTTGGGACTATGTAAATCCGGTGTATTTGGCCGCGTTTATTATTTTGGTACTTTGGCTGCTGGCTGTGCTGGGAATGATCTTGAAATACGGTGATTTCACGCTGACCCGCTCGGGTGACCGAATTCAAATGGTCTACGGGCTGCTGCAGCGGCGTCAGGTGTCCATACCGGTTGGGCGTATTCGGGCTGTCCGCCTGGTGGAGGGGGTGCTGCGCCAACCACTGGGTTACTTTACCGTGCATCTGGAAAGTGCCGGTTACGGGCCGCGGAGTCACGAAAAAACGCTTTTTTGGCCGCTGGTGCGGAAAAACGAATTGGTATTTCTGCTTAATAAGTTCCTGCCGGAGTTTGCCGCGGAAATTCCATTGCAGCCTTTGCCCCCCGCAGCCGGGCGGCGCTATATGCTGCGCGGTTTTATCCCTGCAGCTCTGCTGGCGTTGCCGATTTTTATCTGGCTGCCATGGGGAGAGCCGGCCTTGGCATTGCTTTTGCCGGTGTTGGGCGGGCTATGGGGCTTTTGGAAATATAAAAGCGCCGGTTGGGGAGTGCGGGGCAATATGCTGGCGGTGCGCTCCCGCAGTGTGGTCAGGACTACTTTCGTGCTACCCAACCGCAGTGCACAGTCCTTTTCCGCCGAATGCACACCTTGGCAGCACCGGGCCGGTCTGATGAGTTTTAAAATGGACCTGGCTTCGCAGGCTATTTTTGGACTGGACGATGTTTCTTCAATAGATGTCCAAACGCTGACCAACTGGTTTAGACGGCGCAAACAAAGCGATATCCGGTTAATAGAGGACTAA
- a CDS encoding PH domain-containing protein, whose protein sequence is MRFEPGERIDLRIMRVWKISGFLEAVILGTVGFVIVALLFKKFNWPQWVPVLPVAAALLYGGLEVAVLPRLRWERWRYRISTEEIYLQRGVWFIKRTLIPMTRIQHVDTAQGILMRRYGLAAVNVSTAAGTHQIPALSEEAADELRDRIASLARVSDDVV, encoded by the coding sequence TTGCGCTTCGAGCCTGGTGAACGGATTGATCTGCGGATTATGCGGGTGTGGAAGATCAGTGGCTTTTTAGAGGCTGTGATACTGGGAACGGTAGGTTTCGTCATAGTGGCATTGCTGTTTAAAAAGTTTAATTGGCCTCAGTGGGTACCTGTTTTACCGGTGGCGGCCGCGTTGTTATACGGAGGGCTGGAGGTGGCGGTGCTGCCCAGGCTGCGCTGGGAGCGCTGGCGCTACCGGATTAGTACGGAAGAGATTTATTTGCAGAGGGGTGTTTGGTTTATCAAGCGTACTTTAATTCCCATGACCCGTATTCAGCATGTGGATACTGCGCAGGGTATATTGATGCGCCGTTATGGTTTGGCTGCCGTTAACGTTTCCACAGCGGCGGGCACTCATCAAATACCGGCTTTATCCGAAGAGGCGGCCGACGAACTCCGGGACCGGATCGCGAGCCTGGCCAGGGTGTCTGATGATGTTGTCTAA
- a CDS encoding YbaK/EbsC family protein — MLQAVLFDLDGTLLQVHTDNFMNEYLKEIARAAAPVVDPQRFTRALLDSTGVMLVNRDPVLTNAEVFWNDFRSRTADCHEALEPLLDDFYANKYKELVRVTGASPLARRAVQAALDHNLRIAVATNPVFPRSAIYDRLAWAGVADLPWELVTSYEEMHYCKPYPEYYREIAYLLELPPEDCIMIGNDAAEDMAAAAAGMRTCLVTDYLINPDRVHYQERVDWYGTLDELCLWLAGAGWEQGRCENMAVERVRRYVKQFDAGLEPLVFTEATSTVEEAARALGVEPGMIAKTLLFRAGDHYGLFVVAGDVRVSTKKVKALLGGKPRMATPQEVEEITGYRVGGVCPFALAGEVPIYLDASMQRFDVIYPAAGTAHSALPITFKKLEAITRGTVVDC; from the coding sequence ATGTTGCAGGCAGTATTGTTTGACCTGGATGGGACTCTCCTGCAGGTACATACCGATAATTTTATGAATGAATATTTAAAGGAGATAGCCCGAGCCGCGGCACCGGTGGTTGATCCGCAGCGGTTCACCCGGGCGCTGTTAGACAGCACCGGCGTAATGCTGGTCAATCGTGACCCGGTCTTAACCAACGCCGAGGTCTTTTGGAACGATTTTCGCTCGCGTACGGCCGATTGTCATGAGGCCCTGGAGCCGCTGCTGGATGATTTTTACGCCAATAAATACAAGGAACTGGTCCGGGTGACCGGTGCTTCCCCTTTGGCCCGGCGGGCGGTTCAGGCGGCCCTGGACCACAATTTGCGCATTGCGGTGGCTACCAACCCGGTGTTTCCACGCTCAGCCATTTATGATCGCCTGGCCTGGGCCGGAGTTGCCGATTTACCCTGGGAACTGGTGACCAGCTATGAAGAAATGCACTATTGCAAGCCTTATCCCGAGTATTACCGGGAAATTGCTTACCTGTTGGAGCTGCCGCCCGAGGATTGTATAATGATAGGCAACGATGCGGCTGAAGATATGGCCGCCGCAGCTGCCGGTATGCGTACTTGCCTGGTTACCGACTATCTGATTAACCCTGATCGTGTGCATTATCAGGAGCGGGTGGACTGGTACGGCACCCTGGATGAACTGTGCCTCTGGCTGGCGGGCGCCGGCTGGGAGCAGGGGAGATGCGAAAACATGGCAGTGGAGCGCGTGCGCCGGTACGTTAAACAATTTGACGCCGGTCTGGAGCCGCTGGTATTTACAGAGGCTACCAGCACGGTGGAGGAGGCGGCCCGTGCGTTAGGCGTGGAGCCGGGCATGATTGCCAAGACATTATTGTTCCGAGCGGGAGATCATTACGGTCTTTTTGTCGTGGCGGGAGATGTGCGGGTAAGTACAAAAAAAGTCAAGGCGCTTTTAGGCGGTAAGCCCAGGATGGCTACCCCCCAAGAGGTGGAGGAAATTACGGGTTACCGGGTCGGCGGGGTTTGCCCCTTTGCTTTGGCCGGCGAGGTGCCCATTTATTTGGATGCTTCCATGCAGCGATTCGATGTAATTTACCCGGCGGCGGGCACCGCCCATTCCGCACTGCCCATTACCTTTAAAAAATTAGAGGCTATTACCCGGGGGACGGTAGTAGACTGTTGA
- the deoC gene encoding deoxyribose-phosphate aldolase produces MKITKSKLAGMIDHTLLKPVAVHEDIITLCAEAREYKFAAVCVNPYWVPFAAEQLAGSGVAVCTVVGFPLGATSTVAKAGEAVRAVQCGALEVDMVLNIGAVKEQRADVVLDDIRAVVKAVHAQHPAAITKVIIETCYLNREQKILACRLAAQAGAHFVKTSTGFGPGGATVEDVALMRAIVGPEMGVKASGGIKTAGQVLAMIKAGAGRIGASAGVDIIGAME; encoded by the coding sequence ATGAAAATAACCAAATCTAAACTGGCGGGTATGATTGACCACACTTTGCTAAAACCTGTGGCTGTCCATGAGGATATTATTACGCTATGTGCCGAGGCTCGGGAGTATAAATTTGCAGCTGTGTGTGTCAATCCTTATTGGGTGCCGTTTGCTGCGGAACAGCTGGCGGGTTCGGGGGTGGCGGTGTGTACCGTGGTAGGATTTCCTCTGGGGGCCACCTCCACTGTCGCCAAGGCCGGCGAGGCCGTCCGGGCTGTTCAATGTGGCGCCCTGGAAGTGGATATGGTTTTAAATATCGGCGCCGTCAAAGAGCAGCGTGCGGATGTTGTGCTCGACGATATACGGGCGGTGGTGAAAGCGGTTCATGCACAGCACCCTGCCGCTATCACCAAGGTAATTATAGAAACCTGTTACTTAAACAGGGAACAAAAAATATTGGCTTGCCGGTTGGCCGCCCAAGCCGGGGCGCATTTTGTCAAAACCAGTACCGGTTTTGGCCCGGGAGGCGCTACGGTGGAGGATGTGGCGTTGATGCGGGCCATCGTCGGGCCGGAGATGGGTGTTAAAGCTTCCGGGGGTATAAAAACAGCCGGTCAGGTCCTGGCCATGATTAAAGCGGGGGCCGGTCGGATCGGGGCCAGCGCCGGAGTGGATATTATTGGAGCAATGGAGTAA
- a CDS encoding prenyltransferase/squalene oxidase repeat-containing protein — protein MFNQFRKTLAVVGVLVFMLALAPVAWASVTPGSPEVREAVKGAVSYLDKELQAPGYDGMLEWAMLGYYGIGKDAGHLSKLRETQLAQGVMLSEAKSTDYQRTVLGAAAAGKSPDGYGGKNLLQSIISSQTLSGKFADTINGTGEKLVNAHIWGIISLYVAGQDIPRADLALRWLTAHQNADGGFSVDIRLDESDVDMTAMAIIAMACLDKDSGFLPVQKALAYLKEQQNEDGTFGAWGTSTAESCAQVVQALTILGIDPTADEWSKDGGNAVTGLLQYRLADGSFSHGSERLPNDMASAQALIALGDYQTGQSVYQKIRANMESK, from the coding sequence TTGTTTAATCAATTTAGAAAGACTTTGGCGGTTGTGGGAGTGCTGGTCTTTATGTTGGCCTTGGCGCCGGTTGCTTGGGCGTCCGTAACGCCCGGCAGCCCGGAGGTGCGGGAAGCCGTTAAAGGTGCGGTAAGCTATCTGGATAAGGAGCTGCAAGCCCCGGGGTACGATGGTATGCTGGAATGGGCCATGCTGGGTTACTACGGCATTGGAAAAGATGCCGGGCATCTGTCAAAATTACGGGAAACGCAGCTTGCTCAAGGGGTAATGCTCTCGGAAGCCAAGAGCACCGATTATCAGCGGACCGTACTGGGCGCGGCGGCGGCTGGGAAAAGCCCCGACGGTTACGGGGGTAAAAACCTGCTGCAAAGTATTATCTCTTCCCAAACTCTGTCGGGCAAATTCGCCGATACAATAAACGGAACCGGGGAAAAGTTAGTTAACGCTCACATTTGGGGTATTATATCGCTCTATGTTGCGGGGCAGGATATTCCCCGGGCCGATCTGGCGCTGCGGTGGCTGACGGCGCATCAGAACGCCGACGGCGGCTTCAGCGTCGATATTCGGCTGGACGAATCGGATGTGGATATGACGGCCATGGCCATTATAGCTATGGCCTGCCTGGACAAGGACAGCGGCTTTTTGCCGGTGCAAAAAGCGCTGGCTTATCTAAAGGAACAACAAAATGAAGACGGCACCTTCGGCGCCTGGGGTACTTCAACAGCGGAATCCTGTGCCCAGGTGGTGCAAGCTTTGACTATTTTGGGTATTGATCCGACGGCTGACGAATGGAGCAAGGACGGGGGTAACGCGGTAACCGGGCTTTTGCAATACCGTCTGGCGGATGGTTCGTTTAGTCACGGCTCGGAGCGGCTGCCCAACGATATGGCATCGGCCCAGGCCTTAATAGCCCTGGGGGATTACCAAACGGGGCAATCGGTTTATCAAAAAATCAGGGCTAATATGGAATCCAAATAA
- a CDS encoding ECF transporter S component — protein sequence MKWGKLFFGFLLTGFLLFLFFDIKANPDMNLNWSILSLGMALLGLLGFFLKFESSAPSAGEIALLATMAALAALGRLPFAAIPNVQPTTFLVIISGYVLGPGAGFAVGALAALISNFFMGMGPWVPWQMVAWGLVGLTSGVLARVHKSNSRFTLVAFALAWGYLYGLIMNTWHWLTYIYPLTWPTFAATYAAGFLFDTLHAAGNGLFMYFMGLEMIKVLQRFGNRLTVKTIEVHAIEGEGQKTREFQAGVRD from the coding sequence ATGAAGTGGGGTAAATTATTCTTTGGCTTTCTATTAACCGGATTTTTACTGTTTTTATTTTTTGATATCAAAGCCAACCCGGATATGAATTTAAACTGGTCGATATTGTCCCTGGGTATGGCGCTACTGGGGTTGCTCGGTTTTTTCCTTAAGTTTGAAAGCAGCGCTCCGTCGGCGGGTGAAATAGCCCTGTTAGCCACCATGGCCGCCCTGGCCGCACTGGGCCGGTTGCCCTTTGCCGCCATACCAAACGTGCAGCCCACTACCTTTCTGGTTATCATTTCGGGTTATGTGCTGGGCCCCGGGGCCGGGTTCGCCGTGGGGGCGTTGGCGGCTTTAATCTCCAATTTCTTTATGGGCATGGGACCGTGGGTCCCCTGGCAAATGGTGGCCTGGGGGCTGGTGGGTTTAACGTCGGGCGTACTGGCCCGGGTGCATAAAAGCAATTCCCGTTTTACTTTAGTGGCCTTTGCCCTGGCCTGGGGTTACCTGTACGGTCTCATAATGAATACTTGGCACTGGCTAACTTATATTTACCCGCTAACCTGGCCAACCTTTGCGGCTACTTATGCCGCCGGTTTCCTTTTCGATACGCTGCATGCGGCGGGTAACGGGCTGTTTATGTATTTCATGGGTCTGGAAATGATTAAAGTTTTACAGCGGTTCGGAAACCGGTTAACGGTTAAAACAATTGAGGTGCATGCCATAGAGGGAGAGGGCCAAAAGACGCGGGAATTCCAGGCTGGGGTCCGGGATTAA
- a CDS encoding energy-coupling factor transporter ATPase has product MALFEVEALTYYYGGSERPALCGVNLEINEGEFVLLAGGSGCGKSTLLRALSGLVPNFYGGSIGGKVRYRGNLEKGHTSSRHVPKDIRNWDQRKLSGEIGFIFQDPENQLVMTGVEREIAFGLENIGLPAREIKRRIAEVMDYLNISALKSANTFDLSGGQKQIVLLASVMAMQPRVLLLDEPTSQLDPVAAEELLANVKRMNEDLGLTVVLVEQRLERCFHLADRVLIMNGGCLLNNSRPDDAVIYGLNANSPFIPPLPRFFAKAGSKKIPLTVAQGRKQLCAMLPAPGTCGYPGGCEKANKAAVSREALLEVKNLSYTYPDALQPVVRNVSLTVGAGEVAAIIGENGGGKTTLLKNICGLLRPQRGRVKLLGRDINQQKVHELAGSVGYLSQNPNDYLFHDTVRHEVAFGLEPGDSAANESVDQILAKLRLTNVKDMNPRDLSGGERQRVALATVLVRKPRVLLLDEPTRGLDAHLKNEMGDLLLEFAADGVAIIIITHDIEFVAEYARRVMIMFSGEIVADGDKRLVMNNSLYYAPQLNKMFRGFCNGVITFQDALDVLKWCHYEVG; this is encoded by the coding sequence TTGGCCTTATTTGAGGTGGAAGCTCTAACCTATTATTACGGGGGCTCGGAAAGACCCGCCCTTTGCGGGGTTAACCTGGAAATTAACGAAGGAGAATTTGTTCTGCTCGCAGGAGGCTCCGGATGCGGCAAATCCACACTGCTGCGGGCGCTTTCCGGACTGGTGCCGAACTTCTACGGAGGCTCCATTGGCGGCAAAGTCCGCTATCGGGGTAACCTGGAAAAGGGACACACCTCTTCGAGGCATGTCCCCAAAGATATCCGGAATTGGGATCAGCGTAAATTATCCGGGGAAATAGGGTTCATTTTTCAAGATCCGGAAAATCAGCTCGTGATGACCGGAGTCGAACGGGAAATAGCCTTTGGCCTGGAAAATATAGGTCTTCCGGCCCGGGAAATAAAGCGCCGTATTGCTGAAGTAATGGACTATCTAAATATCTCTGCGCTGAAATCCGCCAACACCTTTGATCTATCCGGCGGACAAAAGCAAATAGTTCTGCTGGCCTCGGTAATGGCCATGCAACCCAGAGTCCTGCTTTTGGACGAACCCACTTCCCAATTGGACCCTGTGGCGGCGGAAGAACTGCTTGCCAATGTAAAAAGAATGAATGAAGATTTGGGTTTAACCGTGGTACTGGTGGAACAGCGGCTGGAAAGATGCTTTCACCTGGCAGACCGGGTGCTGATTATGAACGGGGGCTGCCTGTTAAACAACAGCCGGCCGGATGATGCCGTTATCTACGGCTTAAATGCCAACAGCCCCTTTATACCGCCGCTGCCCCGCTTTTTCGCTAAGGCGGGCAGTAAAAAAATCCCCCTCACCGTTGCACAGGGCCGCAAGCAGCTCTGCGCCATGCTGCCGGCTCCGGGTACTTGCGGATACCCCGGGGGATGTGAGAAAGCTAACAAAGCCGCTGTATCCCGGGAAGCTCTCCTGGAAGTTAAAAACCTTTCCTATACATATCCGGACGCCTTGCAACCCGTCGTGCGCAATGTATCATTAACCGTCGGCGCCGGTGAAGTAGCGGCCATAATCGGTGAAAACGGAGGTGGTAAAACTACCCTGCTAAAAAACATATGCGGTTTACTGCGCCCGCAGCGAGGTAGAGTCAAACTTCTGGGTCGGGACATTAACCAACAAAAAGTCCACGAACTTGCCGGCAGCGTAGGTTATCTCTCCCAGAACCCCAACGACTATCTATTCCACGATACCGTTCGCCATGAGGTGGCCTTTGGACTGGAACCGGGCGATAGTGCGGCAAATGAATCTGTAGATCAAATACTGGCCAAACTCCGCTTAACTAATGTTAAAGATATGAACCCGCGCGATCTGAGCGGGGGGGAGCGGCAGAGGGTAGCGCTGGCCACAGTCTTGGTCCGCAAGCCGCGGGTGCTGCTGCTGGATGAACCTACCCGGGGCCTGGACGCTCATTTAAAAAATGAAATGGGGGACCTCCTGCTTGAATTTGCTGCCGATGGTGTGGCTATAATCATCATTACCCACGATATCGAATTTGTAGCCGAATATGCCCGCCGGGTAATGATTATGTTTAGCGGTGAAATAGTGGCCGACGGGGACAAACGTTTAGTGATGAATAATTCCCTTTATTACGCGCCGCAGCTGAATAAAATGTTCAGGGGTTTTTGCAATGGGGTAATTACATTCCAGGATGCGCTGGATGTGCTGAAGTGGTGTCATTATGAAGTGGGGTAA